Sequence from the Canis lupus baileyi chromosome 24, mCanLup2.hap1, whole genome shotgun sequence genome:
AACAGGGAAGCGGCAAATATGCACCAGGGGAGGATGAGCTACATCAGTCACCCGGAACCGTAGGTGACCACGCAAGACGCCCCTTTGCTGCCACCAGGACAGCCAACACTCAGGGGCCAGCAGGGCagcggggcgggggagcgggggggCAGCAGTGGAGCGGCTCCTGCTCACCTGCCTGGTGCCCCCACGTGGCCCAGCAGCCGCAGCCCGAGGTACTCACACGTGCACACCAAGACGCGCACACATGCTCACAGCAGCTTTCCTCCTAAGGGCCCAGGCACGAGGCCATCGGTGTCTGCCAACAGAGGAGACAAAGCTGGAACGTTCGCCCCAGCAGCACACGACTCAGAATCAAACGTACCCAAAGTACCACTGAAAGCGACAGGATGAACTTGAGCGAAGGAGCAAATACCGTAAGGCTCTGTGTGCAATGAGTCCTAGAAGACGCCAATCCGGTCTGTAGGGACAGAAACCTGGGGGCCGGCCAGGGGGCACAGGCTCTTGAGGTAGCTCTGAGGGTGGACACCTGCTGTGCGCACACTAACTGGCCGCCAATTATACCTCCACGGGGTGGGGGTGTTAAGTAAAAGACGAAAGTTCTAGTAATTCATGCAAGTGAGCGTGAactggcaggggggtgggggtgggggcaggcaagCAGGGCACCTGGGACGGCCAGATGTTCATCTGCACAAAACTCCGTTCTAGGTGAATGAATGACCTGAAGGGGAGGTTTTAGGCCAAGCTGTGATGcttccaggaaaacaaaagagagaatatatatattttttgacctGTTTTCAGGAAGCCTACCtaaccaagaaacagaaaaccaattcagaaagGAGAGCCCAGGAAACTGAACCACCTAAAATTAAGCACTCTTGTTTCTCAGCAACAGaaacagatgaagagatacagaCTGGAAGGGTACTGAGGAGGGGCTCACGTCCAAGTGACGGAACAGCAAGTGTCAGGAAGGGGACGCGCAGTGGGAGCCACTCAGAGGACCTGGACGGGACTTgccaggaagggaggggaggggaggggaggggaggggagcctcCTTGAGGCCAGCAGAGCAGTCCGGCCGCAGGGGCAGCACCTCAGGGTACCGGAGTACAGGTGGAGTCTCTGGAAGGCAGGGGCCTCTCTGGTGCTGCGTGGCCCCGCTGTGTCTCAGGGCTGCCGTGGGCGCCGTGTGGGGTCTCGAGTGGCCGAGCACACAGAGCAGGTAACAGAAGCGATGAGGTCAGGCTCCAACGGCACACAATGGGACCTGTCCCGACACCTGCTGCTCCCAGGACTCTGGCCACCAGCCTCTGGAGGACAGAGGCCTTCTTCCCCGGCTCCCTCCCTTCCAGGTCTGTCCACACTGACCCAGCAGGGAGGCCCACCGAGGCACACCCAGCCGGTCGATGGTCAGCCATGTCACTGCAGAGCTGAGCCCTCCTCTGGTCCCCTCCCGGAGGGGTCCTTCCCTCACCGTGCTCCCCCCCAGGGGGTCCTTCCCTCACTGTGCTCCTCCCAGGGGGTCCTTCCCTCACTGTGCTCCCCCCCAGGGGCTCTTTCCCTCATCGTGCTCCCACCCAGAGGTGTCCTGCCCTCACTGTGCTCCCCCGCGGGGGTCCTGCCCTCACCATGCTCCCCACCCATAGGCTTCACgtctccttcccctccttttaCAGAGAGGGATTCCTGTGTTTAATTCATAACACTCCAAGTTAGTTCTCcagtaatataaaagaaaatcaacaccctcaaaaaaataaaccatgataAAGTAAACTCTGGCAAGtatgagcaagaaaaagaaaaaacaaagacagaaaagatCAGAAATACAAAGGGGACGCAGAATGCAGACAGAGAAAGCAGTAAGCGTTCCTTCTTTCTCAAACCCTGAAAATCTAGATGGAAGAGCCCTGGTCCTGGGAGCCTTGGCCTTGCAGTCGCAGGGGGTAGGAAGGCCGGGTAACCCCCACCGCCTGCGGCGCCCAGATGCGTCCTGAGGACCCCGAGGACATCTACAAGGAACAGGCCATCTCCAAGGGCTTCTATTCCTTGTCAGGGAACAGAAACAGTGAAAAGGCTCCCAGCGGCCTCTACGAGTAACTGTGATACCAGAATCAGGACAAGTGGGCGTTCTCTTCAAAAAGCAGACACACCTCAACACTCAGAAGTTATTAATACAATTCACTGCATCAACAGCTTCAAGTGGAAAAACACAGAATCCTCCCAAAAGAGGCAgcaaaagcatttgatgaaagtTAAAGGCCATTCCTGAGTATCACTGTCCCCGTACAGACACAGGGGCTCCTGACCCAGCCCAGGCTGCCCGCCACCGTGTGGCCCGGGGCAAGCACCTCGCGGGGTGAGCACCAGCCTGGACTCCCCCCGGCTCCGTCAGGGCTGTGCCTGCGGACCAGCCGTCAGGACGGACAGTCCTGGCCAGCAGAGGCGCGCACAAACCAGAGGCCTCCCCACCATCAACACAATCAGAAGATGGAGTGGAAGCCACATGCTAGCGGAAGCCAGCGCCACGAAAACTAACTAGAAAGTGCTACAGCAATACCCTGCCGTGAACTACCCAAGACCTGCATGATTAAAGTCAAAAAGTAACTTGGCACCCAAACTACACCCGAGACAGCACGACGCAGCACCACACCACTCACACGGCTACTGACCAGAACTCCCCTTGACCTCAGGTTAACTCACGTGTTTACGTGATCCTGGTGTGAAGGGTGCAGACCTGGACAGACCCGCGTGACGGTCCGTCCAGAGGAGGGAACACAGAACACTTAACCAAGAAAATGTCGAGGAAAGAATACCAACCCGCCCCGGATAGTAAATGGGACACAGGACTACGGTAACCCAACTTACTACACGACTTTGAATCACTATCAGAGAAAAAGTAGACAACAGGACCCTTCTCCCCCATCTATGGAGACGGGCCCGAGAGGCAAGACATTCCACATCTGGGGGGCTGCTGGTCACCCGTCTGTGCACGCATCATGTGAACACACATCTGGGAGGGACTAAGGTCGAGGTGTGAAAGGGACGCTACAAAGGTGCAGAAGAGTTGATGTCATCATCTGAGTAGAAACccaagcccagggcagccccggaagccctgcggtttagcaccgccttcagcccagggtgtgatcctggagacccgggatggagtcccacgtcggaatccctgcatggagcctgcttctccctctgcctgtgtctctgcctctctctctctctctctgtgtctgtcatgaataaataaataaaatctatttttttttttttttaaaaaaagaaacccaaacccAGACCCCATGAAGGGGAAGACCCCCGGAGAGAACTACAGGAAAGCTCACAACCTGTGAGTAGAGCGCACCCCAACCAAACTCACAAAAGCCACCAAATGCGGAAACATTTGCCACGTAAAGGGCAGAGAGTACCAGCCACGGGACACAGAAAGCTCCcttaaatcagaaagaaaatgagagccaCTGAAACACAGGCAGGGACTTCGAGCGTCTGCCGTACGGGGCAAGAAGCACAAACGGCCAACAAGCACGGACAATGCTCCCTGGCGCCCTTAAGGTAAAACAAGATACCGTCCCCAGCAAGTCTGCAGCCAGGCCGTGGGGACACAGGCGCAGGGTACCAGGTGTGCTCCTGCAGCACTGGCGGGAACGCGGCCACCAAGGAAAGCAATTTAATGATCTGCGTCGATATCCCAAAGGTCCTTGTCCTCTGAACTCTCCCAATGGATGTGGATTTATTTACCAAAGAGAACACCACAAATGTAATATGATGTTTGTGACAGAAGAACCACAGCCGACCTGATGACCCCTAGGGGCCCAGCTGCCGGGGACCAGACGATTCCGCCGCGCACACCTCCACCTCGGCATGTGGGGGGAGCAACAAGATGACGGCACACGCAGGCCTCCGAGATCCAGGGGAAAGGCTGCCTGCGGCCGGGGGGACTCATGACCCCCTTATTACTGAGCACATGGCATCTGAGAGGGAAGGCTCACCTgctccacgtggggctccttgGCGAATGAGATCCTGGCGATGGAGTGGGACGTGATGCACAGCTCCTGCCCGTTCACCTCGCCCTCTTCCACCTCCACGATGCCTGCGGGGGCCGGGAGTCCTCAACAGCCTGCCCATGGCTTCCTGGTACCACTGCCCCTACCACCACCTTTTGCACCCAAGGCTTCAACAGGTCTGAACTCTGAAGCCAGTGAGGCAACAACCTGTCCCCTTCCAGCACTGAGCCTCCTGGGCATCAAGGGGGAAAGACTCTCACAGCCAGGGCAGGGGGTCTGTGGAGGGGTCACTCTGGGGGGGTCACTGCCCTGACCCCGGCCCTGCCCCATCAAATAGGACAaggaccccccctccccaggggccGAAGTCCCCCCGATTTCTAGCTCGCCAAGGCCTTGGGCAGGCCCACTCTGCGGGGACAGGCTAGCTCTGATCGTCCACCAGCTTTTAGGAAGTGAGACTCACTGGAGCCTATGAACGAGGTAAAGGTCAGGCAGGTGTTCTTGAGTAATTTCTAACTCACGAACCGGGTTAACTACCTTAGGGTGACCTCACACTGGGGCAGAGCAGAGTTCCAGACAGAGGACGTCTGGCTGCACAGCGAGCCCCCCGTTCTCACTCACACAGGAAACATCTGTGAGCTGCGGCAGACACAGGCTCTGTCGTGGGCTGCTGCTGAGGAACtcaggagaaaagggaatcaGCCTCCTCTCACCAGCGCCCTCCCGCAGCCCCACTGAGCCTGTCCAAACGCCTGACGCTTCCCACATGGACAAGCGCTCAGTCGTCCCCCACAAACATGACCATGAGCACGGACACACCCGGAGGTCACTTGGAAAGCAGGAGGCAGATGCTGCCTCCCCCCGTGGCCACCCCGCTGCTGGCATGCAGGGCGTGCGGGCAGGGGGCAGGCCAGGGACAGCCACCAAGGGAGGCGTACCTGTGTTCTGGGCGCTGACAAAGGCCACCTTGTTGGTATCGGGCTTGAGGCGGATGAAGCCACACTCCCTGTGCATGGGTTTGCGTGTGTCCGGATGGAAGGCGTTGAACCTGTGGACAGCAGGAAAGGTGAAGCCCCAGGTATCGGACGCTCTTCTCACTTTATAAAGCATCCCCACCCTCCAAATATAAAACAACGTAGCTGTCTGGCGCCTGGGCGGCTTAGGAGGTTAGGTGTCCGACCCTTGATCTCAGTTTAGGTCTTGATCCCAAGgctgtaagttcaagccctgcgcTGGGTATAGGGATGACTTACATATACTGACAGCTTCCCTGAGACCTCAAGTAGCTCAGGGGCAGGAGGGATTCTAAAAGAAAGCCAGGCCATTCTGTTTTCAGTAACATGGGGGTGACTTCACATCAGGTACTGCGTGGAACGAGGGATCTGAGCACAAGCACTTACTTTTGCGTTTGCACAAACAAGCCTGATGAGGTTTTGTGCTCAGCCTCACACCTTCAGAtacatgagagacccagaaagtgCCATTACCCAAGTGTGACCAGAgtcagggcagggagagggtgcCTCTCTGAAACACAACCCGCCTGGCGCCTGCGTGTCTCAGCCTGGTGCTGCTCACAGGCAGTCGGGGTGGGGGCACTTACGAGAAGTTCAGCACAGGCTGGCCCACGTGGGAGATGCACACCTCCTCCAGGTACTGGAAGGGCTGCAGTGTCGGGAAGGTCCCGGCTCCCGGCGGGTCTGACAGCCAGGTCCCCAGCATCCAGGACAGCGGTTCCACCACGGGGTTCATCGTGGGGGGCTCTGAGGACAAAAGGAAGAGGCGGTCAGTGGGCTCCGCATCCAGTGGACTCCTACGTACGCCCTGCTTTGTGTGGATGTGCACACCGCGTGTGGAAGCACGCCCTCACCATTACAGCAAACCCTACGTGAGCACGAACATGCCACTGGCCACCTGTCGAGAGGGCGAGAAAAAGGCCAAGTGATGAGCACATGTCCGCGGCTCCTACGCAGAAAAGAGAGGAGGGTCTGGGCGTGAAGGACAACGGGATCCGAGGTTTCCACAATAAAGAGAAATTCTGTTTTCTCAGCCGGCCGCGGCCTCTGAGGCACTCGGTCTGGCGGCACGGAGGGAAGGCCGTCCTGGCCCGCCTGGCTCCCCGACGGCCGGTCCCGTCTCCCCGACGGCGTCCTCCGGGCCGGGCTGCCGGGGGGCCTCCCGGAGTGGGAGCGCGCCGGGTTCCCCCGAATCCCCCCCAAGGTTCCCGGGGCTCTGAGGGCGCAGGCCGGTCGTTACCATCTCCACAGGGAGCTACCCCTCCCgtccctgcccgcctccccctgGGGAAGACAGGACGGCGCGGAGGGCATGGCGGGAGGGCCTGCCGTCTCGAGGCCAGGAGCAGCCGCCGGACATGGGGCCCGCTCCGCGTCTCCCTCACGCTGGCTGTGGGAGCTGAGCCGTGGGAGTTGGCCTCAGAGTGGACGCCGGGAGGAGCGCAGAGCGCGGGGGCTGCCACCTGCCACGGTCCCCGCCCGGGGAGGCCGCGAGCACCGGCTCAGCACCGGGGACTTGGCACCGGGCGAAGCCACTGGGGAGGAAGAGCCCTGGTGGGAGATGAAGAACCAGGGAGCTGAGGGCGCCGGCGGCGCAGGCCGAGGAGCCccgactctggatctcagctcaggtcatgacctcaggaccGCGGCCTCGGGCACTcagtggaggctgcttctctccctctgcctctgcccctgtcctATCCCCAATTCCTctgtttttgaaataaatctttaaaacaaataaaatatatacagtaatgtttattttatttatttttaagattttatttatttattcctgagacacagagagaggcagagacacaggcggagggagaagcaggctcgatcccgggacgccggggtcacaccctgggccgaaggcagacgctcaaccgcagagccccccaggggcccatACTTGGGGCCATTTTAGCGGCGAATATCAGAGATCCAACTCGATGTAGAGGAGAATTTTATATATGGTCCCTATGAAGAGTCCAGGGGTTGCTCAGGCACAAGTGAATCTAGGAGCTCAAGttatcagatgctcaaccactgaggccccccccccccaccaggcatccctgtaatgtttccttttaaaaaaagaacgaaGGAGAGCAGTGTCAAGAAAGCAGGAGCCCTAAGAACTGGGGGAGACACAGCGCAGAGCAGCCCGAGGAAGCTGACGTGGAGGCAGCTCAGGAAGCAGCCCCATGGACGGTGTGGGGCTCAGGGCCGAGCCAGCCACACACGGCCTGAGAAGAGTGACACGAAGACAGAGTCAAGGAGGCCGAGAGCCCCTTGTGCTGCGGGCATGTGCCACGGGCCCCCGCGAGGGTCGGGCCGCTCCAGGGCCGCTGCTAGGTGTCCCCCTGACGGCAGGGCACACATCCCCAGGGGCCGGGCTGCTGCTCACAGCTGACGGGTGGATGACAGCGTGTGGCCCAGCCAGACGGCGAACAGCActagccataaaaaggagtgaagCCCTGACACGTGCCACATGTGGGGGAACCAagggaaaaaagccagacactCTGGCCACACGCTCGATGCCATGTATATGACTGTGTGAACAGGCAAGGAAGTCCGCAGGGCGGAGAGCACACCAGGCTCCTGACAGCGTCCAGCAGAAGATGCCACAGCCACACTCACAACATGCACAGAGCACGAGCACCAAGGCCTTTGTAGCTGCCACAACTCTGTGCGACACACGGGCTACAGACCTGTGCTGACACGGCCGCTCGCGGCCACACGTGCACACCTGACACCTGATGTCGCTGGTCCACACAGATGTGCTTCAAGGGGAAGATGCACTGGATTTCAAAAACTCAAGGAATAAAGGAGAATGTCAAACATCCCAGTAACTTTTTGGTTTTGGTGATTATATGTTGAAACGATCATGTTTTTCAGACCCTATGGggctaaataaaaatttttttaagtttttttttttttttttaaagacttcattttcatTCGAGATagaaagcatgagctgggggcagggggcagagagggagagagcccagcgtaaggctcgatcccaggacctcaggactaTGACCTGACAGATGCCTAACcacctgagccgcccaggtgcccctaaagtttttatttatgtagtttTTAGTAACCTCCATACGCAccacaaggcttgaactcacgacccaagatcaagagtcgcacgatcctctgactgagccagtcaggggcCCTGAGTTAAACagaatatattattaaagttaatttcatctttttctttctttctttctctttctttctttctttctttctttctttcttctttctttctttctttttctttttttaaattttttaaggtatttatttatttatgatagtcacagagagagagagaggcagagacacaggcagagggagaagcaggctccatgcaccgggagcccgatgtgggattcgatcccgggtctccaggatcgcgccctgggccaaaggcgggcgccaaaccgctgcgccacccagggatccctcttccttccttccttccttccttccttccttccttccttccttccttccttcctccttccttccttccttccttccttccttccttccttccttccttcttttcttttcttttcttttcttttcttttcttttttttctttttctctctttctctctcccttcccttcccttctctctcccttcccttccttttcttttttcttttcttttcttctctttctctctctctctccacacctcTCTTTACCTTTTCAGTGTTGCTACTGGACAATTTCATGTGCATGTGAGCTCACGCTGTGCTCCTGCCAGACGGCGCCACATCGGGCAGTCTCAACACTAACATGCTGGGAAGTCTGCTCCTGCGAATCCTCTGAGGACACGGCCACGGGGCAGGCTTTGCCCGGAGGCTACGGGGAAGGGACGGCAAAGGGATTCCCAGTAAGTCCTGGATGTGTTCGCCGGGAGAACAGGGACTAGTCCCAGGCGGTTGACGTCCTGACCGTGTACACATAGAAGCTGCTGGAAGatgggagctggggcaggggctacGAGCAGGCCCACAGTCCACCCCTGAGCAGCAACGTCCCCCAGGTGGGCAAACCAAGGCACAGGCCAAGTGGGGAATGTTTTTACTCTaaggacgcccgggtggctcagcggttgagcgtctgccttcggctcggggtggtcctggggtcccgggatcgagtcctgcattgggctccctgcgtggagcctacttctccctctgcctgtgtctctgcctctctctctcatgaataggtaaaatcttaaaaaataaataaaataaaataaaataaaataaggcagaaCTAAGGCCAAACACACCTGAACtcacataaaaaggaaaaagcttttcAGACTGTATCACAAAGCAAGACCTTCAACTCTCGCTATGCACGATGCACCAGGAACCAAGCGGTTCAGAAAGGCGTTTTGGAGCCGGGAAAAAGCAGGCACCACGAAAGCAAGCATCACGATCCCACTATGGGGGACGATGAACTTCAAGCCGAAATGCGTTAAGCCAGACGAAGAACGGCTCTCTGGGACACTGAGGGTGCAAGTCACCACGGAGACATCGCAGCAGCAAATGCAGCAGCATCCAAAACGCAGCCGCGGCAGACACGCGGGTGCTGGCGGAGAGCAACGAAAGGGGATCCCGGCCTACTCTGTGTCCAAGTGAGCAGCACGCCTTACACAACCAGGGGCATGGCACTCTGAACTGAAAACTAGGGAGTACTCCTTCAAGTTCCTCTGGAATATTCATGAAACAGACCTTACAAACGGTCAGAGAAAACCTGTAAGTTACAAAAAGTACAGAGTTCTCACCACATTGATCACAAGGCAGCAAGGAAACACTATCAGATTTCCCTCCCAACCGCCCAAACCGCCTTGCCACAAAAGAAAGGCCAGACACAAACATGTACTTATTCTGTGATTTCATCTGCATGAAATTCTAGAAGAGGTAAATGGAGCTACGATGAGGCTGTCgggtgggggccggggcgggTGGGCACCAGAGAACCCGGGGATTCTGGGTGGGGTCGCGGTCACACAGGTGTCTGCACCCATCCAAAGTCATGGAGGGGAGCACCTGAGGGCTGTTTCACTTACGTAAATTGTACTGCAATGAAAACATTCAGAGGCAAAACttccacaaaacaaacaaacttaagaaaaaaaaatcagaggccaAAACGCCTTCCCAGGACCTGTTTACTATGTCACTACAGCACAGGCTGATGAGCGGTGAGGTGACACCAGCCTCCCAGGGCCTCTGGTCTGTGCTGGCCAACTGCTGCCCACAGGCAGAGGGCCTTCTGCTGCAGATTGTCTGGTATTTTAAGAAAACCCAGAACTATTTAGGGCTAAAATATCCAATTTCTAAAGAGGTGTCTGAATTATGGCAACAATAGGTTGCAGTGTGAGGCGTGGTTCAGGGGGCCGGAGGGGAGGACGCGCACAGCGGTCCCAGGCCAGAGCCTGGACCTGTGGATGTCCTCCCAACACCCCTCCAGGGGCCCAGGCCCTGAAGGTGATCCTCCGCCTCAGTCCTTGTTTGCTCGCAGGCATCAAATCAAAGGGACACCAGCAGGAGAGAGGGGTCAGGaacaggggctccagggagggtcCTATGAAGGGACAGGGAGCAGGGGACTGTGCTCAACCACCCGGCTAACAACGCAGACAGACGCAGAGCCCAGCCTGCCCCCCTGTACCGAGCCCCGAGGCTGACGCAGGGCTGTGGGACAAGACGGCAGGGCCGCGGCGCTCCGCCAGCGCAGGTCGAGCCTGCCCGCTCTCTCCTTGGGACAACGTCTGAATGCAGGTGCTGTGCCAGGGGGGctcaggcaggggacagaggacTGTCTGctcggggtgggggctggggcagtgGCCAAGGGCACCAGGGCTGGAAGCCCAGAGGACGGGGTTGCCAGAGCCAGAACGCAGAAGAGGGGCTGGAGAGGTGACGTGGCTGGGGACAGGCGGCTGGGCGGGCGGGGGGGTGTTCGGCGGCTGGCGGGTATTTGCTCTCCAACTGTAATGAATTGTAACGGAGTGAGGGGCAGGCAGCGAGGCCCGGGGCAGGCAGGGAGCTCGCCTCCTTCCAGGTCCGCCCCTGCAGCGCCCCTGGGTGCCGGGAGGCACTGCGCCAAGCCAGCTGGGCCTGCGGGCCggccccactgcccccacccgcCGCCAGCTCCTCCGCCACTGTCCCTCTTTGCCAGTGAGGTGCTGCATGGGAGAACCAGCAAGGTGAGGGTAAGCCTAAGTCCCAAGGTCAGCTCACAAGAGCCTACATATGTATGTTGCAACTCATCTAACGAAATCTTTAGGATTTGTGTATATTTACTCCACAGaagtcatacttaaaaaaatacttaaaaaaaataaaagtgaaacgAACCTAAAAgtcaaacaaatttaaaaaaaaactaaaaaataagggAGTTAAGGCTATTTGCCACTTTTAACCTCTTTAAACTGGACAggcttttatatgcatttttctgatttcttttttcgtTTATTAA
This genomic interval carries:
- the THAP4 gene encoding peroxynitrite isomerase THAP4 isoform X3, yielding MEPPTMNPVVEPLSWMLGTWLSDPPGAGTFPTLQPFQYLEEVCISHVGQPVLNFSFNAFHPDTRKPMHRECGFIRLKPDTNKVAFVSAQNTGIVEVEEGEVNGQELCITSHSIARISFAKEPHVEQITRKFRLNSEGKLEQTVSMATTTQPMTQHLHITYKRVTP